A region from the Methanofollis liminatans DSM 4140 genome encodes:
- a CDS encoding class I SAM-dependent methyltransferase, whose amino-acid sequence MVQDAIKYLLNHDFPIHSCLDIGCNRGYYSAIFGDLGAQVDAVDPDLRSDRVINHPNVVYHKADFLKWKSDKTYDVILFFEVYEHISPNSREIFIEKIKQSLNPGGTILFSGPNCISLFYSGGFIKSLIPFLLGKIPEIDWHYRIPYYFYQKSFENEESHIVSWQTNGILFVFSNKIESMLGKSCIQRLLDLDRCVSGLISGLGANYFCIVQMK is encoded by the coding sequence ATGGTTCAAGATGCAATTAAATATCTTCTGAACCATGATTTTCCGATACATAGTTGTCTAGATATTGGATGTAATCGAGGGTATTATTCTGCAATTTTTGGGGATCTTGGTGCACAGGTTGATGCTGTTGATCCTGACCTCCGCTCTGATCGGGTAATAAATCATCCTAATGTAGTCTATCATAAGGCTGATTTTTTAAAATGGAAGTCAGACAAGACGTACGATGTTATTCTTTTCTTTGAGGTATACGAGCATATTTCCCCAAATTCTCGTGAGATATTCATAGAAAAAATAAAACAGTCCCTGAATCCTGGAGGGACAATTCTATTCAGTGGTCCAAATTGCATCTCTTTATTTTACTCTGGAGGGTTCATTAAGAGTTTAATTCCTTTCCTCCTAGGAAAAATTCCAGAGATTGACTGGCATTACAGGATCCCATATTATTTCTATCAAAAAAGTTTTGAGAATGAGGAATCGCATATAGTTTCTTGGCAGACAAATGGTATTCTGTTTGTTTTTTCCAATAAAATAGAATCAATGTTGGGAAAATCTTGTATTCAGCGACTATTAGATCTCGATCGATGTGTGTCCGGGCTGATATCTGGATTGGGTGCAAATTATTTTTGCATAGTTCAAATGAAATAA